The region AGACAAAAAGACGGAATTGTTTGAGCAAATAGCAGTGTGAACAATCATACGCAGTCTGATACTGCAACATGGGCCTACGGAAACGCTAAATCCACAAATTCTGTCCGCACTACCATATAGTTTTCATTCTATAACGATTTAGAAATCAGGTCTAGTACAACATTTGAGAACTTGTGACCAGCGTGGTTAATGGATGGACACGAACGAACAACATTGTAGAAGAGCCTCGAAGAAAGATGCCTGTCAATATTCGAAGTATAATCAATTAAATTTGCGCAGATCTGCATTACTTGAACTCACCCACTTTTTAAGTCTGGTGATGCATCAGCTGATCACGCAGTCATGTGATGTTCCTGCTAAGGAACCGTATGGAGTCCTTCAATTAGCGTTATCGGTGAGCTAAGAAAATCTAGGACGGCTTCTAAGGTTTGGGCTTCTCACTTTGCGTCCATCATGGCTTGGACAAAGTACCAACTATTTCTCGCTGGTTTAATGCTTACTACGGGTTCCATTAATACGCTGTCGGCAAAGTAAGTATAACGATGTAGCTATTGGAATACGTTTAATCTGTCTGAcagcttctgtttttatttttcagtccCGCGTTCATGGTAAGATATTTggagtttccttttttttaactAGTCACTGTTaattatattatgtaatatttgcCTTTCTTTATCAcgtataaatatttttttcttcaaaaatgaCTTGAACTGCGTCCTTTTACTGTAACACTTGTGTCCATATGAGGACAACTGACAAAATAATGGTACATTCCGGTACCAATAGTTAGGCTGAACACTGCTGATCACAATAGCTAATGTGACTAATGTAATCTTAAAATGGATCGCTTATGCAGATGTAAGACAGGATTTGTGTGATTGCAGGTGATACTGACAAGCCAGTGTGATCCTCCTTTGAACATGTGTCTGTTGTGGTCATGACTACCATCTCATGGGCTATCATATTCTCATTAGAAGTATAttgtggggattttttttttttttttgatttatttatttatttatttttttgtgaggGCTTAAGATCATGAATATAGACTGATCTCTGCAACAGAAGGTAATATAATCTTAGGAGTATACAGCAGACCCCTGAGACAGGCTATTTGATGCTGCCTTCTTATGAGGTTGCAGTGATCCATTCAATACTTAAACAACATTTGGCAAGTATGACATATCAAATGTGTAACAtgagttttaaaaagtatatgCTTCTTAACACATCTGCAAAAGTACAGGGCTGTTTGGTTAACTCCATTTAGTGGAGAATATTCGTTATGATACTGCTTACGGGTTGTAAAAGCAATCACTTCTGCTTGAGTTGACGTGAGAGTACTCCAACTGAAGTGATTTCAGTACTAGGAGGAACCAGACTAGTTTATACTATGTAACTCTAGTGTCAAAGTTAGTATTACATTGTtggttgtattttatttgtatgtgcagCAGaatattatgttaaaatgtgaaaatagtaCTGTTCAGAAATGCATAGAGTGGGAacaaatctgtaaaaaaaaaacaaaaaaaaaacaaacaaagcaaaaaacaaacaaactacccACTGATGCCACTAGTTGCCTCAAGCTAAGTAACTAGTAATTACTTGCTACTGAAGTGTTAGCATGGAAACCACATGAGTCATGACTTTTCAAACTGTCTGTCTTTTAAAGCCATTCCATaatgtttagtcacttattAACCATATGCTGTTaattcaaagaaaagaaaagacatcaatcacacagagcactcatcaggttgtgtgagtgtgaatgagggtGTTGAAGAGTTGCACAATCGAACGTTTACCTGAGCTGAAAAATGTGTTCACAGTTGTTTAGACCTGTACAATCAGTGAGTCAGCTATAGTCTACTGATAGTGTTGTCTATGCGCTCTGGACATAGTTGCTGCATAGTTGACCATTCCCTTATCTAGCTTCTTCTCTTTAGCCTGTATACTATAATCCATGAAACTCTAGCATGAACTTTGAACCTTCTGGTATAGCGGTTCCTTacttcagaaacatttcagtcaTCGTTCATTAGTTCACTTGCTTACTACAGGAGCAGTgctagctcagtagttaaggacagagcactctcaaaccatttcactgcgagttatactgtgtatgactatgtatgtgacaaataaaccaaacttgaactagTAATAAGGCTGTTGGTTTAAGACCCAACACTGCCAGGTTGGCACTGCTGGGACCCCGAGCAAGGCCGTtcaccctcagttgctcaaattgtattcagtcatggTCATTTTGGAtcaaagtgtcagctaaatacagTAATGTACATTATTACTAGCACCAATGGAGGTGCAGATTACAATAATTCAAATTCTAACAAATGAATGgctaaaaccaaacaaataaccaataaataaacaaacaaaacaaagaaccaaATTTGGAAACAAATATAGCATGTTTTTGCGTCTTTGCATTTGGATGCATTTTGTATCTTTTAGTATTTGCTCCTGAACTACAGTCATAAATGGCACCTAACAACATACAGCTTTATAGCATTTTAACCATATATTTTATTCCagttaaagtttatttatagttAAGGCTCTGGATTGAAATGCCATATGCGGCCTCTATTAAATTGTGGTCTTAAACTTTCAGGTGGGCTGACACATTTTCTGCACCTGGTTGCTATGGCTCTCCTGACCACCTTTTCTCCCACCCCTTCTTACAGGtagcttccttttttttggggggggggggggggggaattctGGGCCTCTTGGTTAAGCTCCAAAAACCTGTCACCCATTTCTTCTTTTGCTGAGTAGTAGACTTGGCATTTCAGAGTTGCTCAAAATGAATGTTGCTGACTCGgctttgtttctctcctctatATCTCTGCTGCTTCTtcttgtttatcttttttttttgctcacatTTTGTCACTTTTCTCGCACGCATGCATTTTTCCCGTTCCTCCCTTTGACCGTCGTCTCTACTCACTCACTCCATtacctctccttctctcgcccTTCTCCcaggctgtgtgcatgtttctgggGGAGCTTAGCTGCCTCGCTGTTTTCTACATTCTTCTTTGTCATGATCGACACAAACCAGAGCCCACTGTGGATCCGGGCCAGAGCTTCAACcctgtcctcttcctccctcctgctctctgtgacCTTATAGGAACCTCCATCATGTATATTGGTAAGTAGGAGCCTCCTTGCAAACCAGACGGCAGTAGTGCCATGAGCAGCATGTCCTGTTTGCTCATACATCCTGGCTGGGTATTTGGTTATCTTGTTCCCTCAGTTTTATAAATCTTATTTTCTATTAATTTTACTACAAgttaacaatttttttttcttttaatttccaTTCTATTCCACCCCATATCATGTCTTTTCACATATCTCTTCCTGTATCTAGCACTGAACATGACCAGTGCCTCCAGTTTCCAGATGTTGCGTGGGGCTGTGATTATCTTTACTGGCCTGTTGTCTGTGGCCTTCTTGGGCCGTCGGTTGGTACCCAGTCAGTGGATTGGTATATGTATTACCATCCTGGGCCTCATGGTGGTCGGGCTTGCGGATTTCGTGAGTGGGAATAGAAATGATGGGCACAAACTGAACGACGTCATCACAGGTAACAACCATGCTTGGTGTTCAAATCCAGGagtttcattttagatttaagTCTAATGAATtttattgcttgtttgttttttatttacatttatcggATGTCTTGACTTATGATTTGCAGGTGACCTTTTGATCATCATAGCTCAGATCATTGTTGCTGTCCAGATGGTGCTGGAGGAGAAGTTTGTTTATAAGCACAACGTCCATCCTCTCAAAGCAGTGGGGACTGAGGGTAGGCTTCAGAAACCAAATGGTCATTATTTGTCAAATCAATGTTAAATAGCACTTAagactttttttaaaagttatttattcTGTATCTCAAATCACTAGCTTCATAACCTGCGTAACTGTTGTTTTAGTAATTTTTCAGTTTTGCCTAAAGTAACCTCAGCATAATATTGCATTAAAACACTCTGTATTGGACTGCTTTGTCCTTGTTTTCTGCCAGGGTTCTTCGGTTTTGTGATCCTTAGCATCCTCTTAATCCCAATGTTCTACATCCCAATGCGCGGCTTTGCCAACAACCCCCGGCATGTTCTGGAGGATGTGCTGGATGCATTCTGCCAGATCGGCCACATGCCGCTCATCATCGTTGCGCTTCTCGGTAACACGGTTAGCATTGCCTTCTTTAATTTCGCTGGCATCAGCGTCACCAAAGAGATCAGCGCCACCACCCGCATGGTGCTGGACAGCATGCGCACACTGATCATCTGGGTGGTGAGCTTGGCCTTAGGCTGGGAGACCTTCCATGGCCTGCAGATTCTGGGCTTCATCATCCTGCTGGTGGGTACCGCGCTCTACAATGGACTCCATAAGCCCCTCATGGCCAAGCTGCCCTGCTATGCCGGAGAGCCAGGGCCGGAAGCAGGAGATGccgtcgagagagagagactgctgggTGGGGGCAGAGCAGAGGTGGAGAGCTAACGATGCCCCAGGATACTATGTTAACAAAAGGCTGGACATTTTTTGATGCCTCTGTTCAGGTGTCTTGTCTGAGAACGTTGCATGAGCTTTGTACTTGGTTCAGCACTGAACCTAAATGACTGAAGAGGTGTGAAAATTTCAAACATGGTAGTAGCTGGTAGTTTGAATATATAAAAGGGATGTGTATGAGTACCTAAAtacttgtttaaaatatatttttttaattagttggTAATAAAGATTTAAATGCTCAATGTATTTGATGAGCTTTGTGCCAAGGTGGtcattgcattttaaaactgacctgctcttgtttttttgttcagtcTTGACCAAGTAAACATGCTGCCTTTAAAATGTGGGCTGTTTTTTCTCTATCACTTAAACTTAATTTGGCTCGGGATGTATAATTAAGAGTGGTTCTCTGTATATCAGTCTGTGTAAGACTGTGTTGACCATATGACACAAAATTGAGCACATAAAATACAGGACATTAGGAGGACCAGTCTTACCTGTTCTTCTAGCTAAATATGTGTGCctcaattattttaatgtttgaatgCATTCATCTGTGGTTAACAGAATGAACTGGGCATTTTCATGATGAATTTAGTGATTAAACcagttttaatgaaaatgtatcaCATTCTCATTTGTGCAATTGTCTAACAATCTTTCATATGTAAACTTTCATATCTTAACCCTTAGGATTAAGTGAAAATCACAGTCACAAGACAAAGacaagtgatttaaaaaaaattaaaatagtttttgtCTTATTGGTCTATATCAACAAAAGGTAGCCTATATGTGGAACTACATTAGTCATGACAAATTTGTTGAAGATTTCCAAGTAATAAATTCTTAATCCATCGTGAATGAAAATGAGATTGAGTGTTTATTGCATTGTATAAGTGACAGTGTAAGAAACAGAATTAGGATTCTGGCACCTCTGGTGGTATATAGAAAGGCTAGTCCAGAACCAGTAGGCTAAAAGACAAAGGAGGGACAGTTCCACAGAAAAAAACTCCAGACTGAAATTAAATAGTTAATTCTATTTTGTGAAATATGTCAATAATGAAATTGTATCTATTGTTCTCTGTGACGTGCAGGGGAGTAAAAACCCTCGAACGTAGAGAAGATTAAAAAGGTTCTAAAAACGAAGAAGTTATTCCTAGATTTGCTGGTATTGCTTAATACCAACGCTGACCAATATTTTGGATTAGAGTCcaattttaaatttgtttatatcTAATTCATTTCGATTTCTTAAAAATCACCTTCCTTCCAACGTTATTTACCTTAAAACTTGTTCGCACATTTGTTAGTTAAAAGAGCAGCCGTCTTCGTGACGTCAGACGCCGATAGATACGGTAAGGTTAATCGAGATGGTGTCAATGAAGAAACCTTACTGACCAGCGGGAAACGCTAGCAATTCATCACtcagaattattattttacccatttcctttttttgggggggggggagggtccGTTTACATTATGGAATTAACATTTCATCTTCAACATGGCGTTGTTAAGGCATGCAGCGAGCGTAGTAATGTGCTAAAGTCCTTTAAGGTACATCGGTCTTGGATTGCGGGTGCTAAAGAAGGTAGGATAACGTTAACCTAGCTAGTAATGTTTGCTAGCTGACGTGAGAATATGACTATAATAGCTAGACTACACGAATAAACCACAAAGTAGCATGCTCTTGGGGTTTAACAATTGATCTGATAGCTATTTAAATTAATGATGACTGTTAGCTAACGAGCCGCGGTGCTTTGCaacatctagctagctagcatacaTAACGCCAATGGACCAATCTTAATAGTGATACAGTGGTTTATAAAAACTGTCCAGTTGCCGCTTGTTtttacttagctagctagctagggaATTAGCTAAATAATACGTAACTATTTAGCTTGGTGGCTAGCTACCTTGTGTCCCAAAATCACTAATTGGCTGGTTAACTGTCGAGTTTGGATACATCGCTAGCaatagctagccagctagctaattgACTGTCGCGGCAGTTCCAACATGGACTTGGCTAGCTTGGATGTTGCGCTTTTTATGTTGCCAAAATGTGTTCATCTTGCGTGCCCCAAGTTAGCTAACGCTGGCTGTCTGGGCACGGAGCgtgtatttgtatttcagaTAGCAACTATCTAGCCTAGCTATCTTAATTTATAGCTTTCTGTTTTAGCTTGTGTCTCCGTGGTGTCGTAGAATG is a window of Electrophorus electricus isolate fEleEle1 chromosome 3, fEleEle1.pri, whole genome shotgun sequence DNA encoding:
- the slc35f6 gene encoding solute carrier family 35 member F6; protein product: MAWTKYQLFLAGLMLTTGSINTLSAKWADTFSAPGCYGSPDHLFSHPFLQAVCMFLGELSCLAVFYILLCHDRHKPEPTVDPGQSFNPVLFLPPALCDLIGTSIMYIALNMTSASSFQMLRGAVIIFTGLLSVAFLGRRLVPSQWIGICITILGLMVVGLADFVSGNRNDGHKLNDVITGDLLIIIAQIIVAVQMVLEEKFVYKHNVHPLKAVGTEGFFGFVILSILLIPMFYIPMRGFANNPRHVLEDVLDAFCQIGHMPLIIVALLGNTVSIAFFNFAGISVTKEISATTRMVLDSMRTLIIWVVSLALGWETFHGLQILGFIILLVGTALYNGLHKPLMAKLPCYAGEPGPEAGDAVERERLLGGGRAEVES